Proteins from a single region of Nerophis ophidion isolate RoL-2023_Sa linkage group LG10, RoL_Noph_v1.0, whole genome shotgun sequence:
- the arl1 gene encoding ADP-ribosylation factor-like protein 1: MTSLDDTSPHGRRSFQSDLLLRDKSRVFVKMGGFFSSLFSGLFGTKEMRILILGLDGAGKTTILYRLQVGEVVTTIPTIGFNVETVTYKNLKFQVWDLGGQTSIRPYWRCYYSNTDAVIYVVDSSDRDRMGISKSELVAMLEEEELKKAILVVFANKQDMDQAMTPAEVANALGLPALKDRKWQIFKTSATKGTGLDEAMEWLVDSLKSRQ, from the exons ATGACGTCACTTGACGACACGTCACCACACGGAAGAAGGTCTTTCCAGTCCGACCTCCTGCTGCGAGACAAGAGCCGAGTCTTCGTCAAAATGG GTGGTTTCTTCTCGAGTCTGTTCTCGGGCCTCTTTGGCACCAAGGAGATGAGGATCCTGATACTGGGTTTGGACGGCGCGGGGAAAACCACCATTCTGTATCGGCTGCAGGTCGGCGAGGTTGTCACCACCATCCCCA CAATCGGCTTTAATGTGGAGACGGTCACATACAAGAATCTGAAGTTCCAGGTGTGGGATCTGGGTGGACAGACCAGTATCAG gCCCTACTGGAGATGTTACTACTCCAACACAGACGCCGTCATCTACGTGGTGGACAGCAGCGACCGCGACAGGATGGGCATCTCCAAGTCTGAGCTTGTGGCCATGTTGGAG GAGGAGGAGCTGAAGAAGGCCATCCTGGTGGTGTTTGCAAACAAACAAGACATGGACCAGGCCATGACGCCCGCCGAGGTGGCCAACGCACTGGGTCTTCCCGCCCTCAAAGACAGGAAGTGGCAGATCTTCAAGACCTCAGCCACCAAGGGCACAGGCCTGGACGAGGCCATGGAGTG GCTGGTGGATTCGCTCAAGAGTCggcagtaa